A region from the Streptomyces sp. 3214.6 genome encodes:
- a CDS encoding ATP-binding protein, translating to MIGNSLRPGNLPAAFTSFVGRQAEAAEIRSLLQTARLLTLTGAGGVGKTRLALEAAIVPAKAFPHGVWLVDLAPVREPTAVAGVAAAALGVPDLGARPAVEQLAGYLAERRALIVLDNCEHLADACAELAKALLSEAPELHILATSRHTLGITGEHVFTVPPLTPEDAADLLQDRAAAVRPGFQISEANRAAVARLCAYLDGLPLAIELASSRLRTLAVEQVADRLEDRFRLLAGGGRTRPPHQRTLRGTIDWSYELCAPTERLLWNRLSVFTGGFDLDAAEDVCAGDGIAEHEVLDLLDRLVGQSVVLTTETEGLPRYRLLEAIRRYGREQLAACGEEEKLLLRHRDFFLALAQRINEGWYGPGQAEALARLRVEYTNLLAALDCGAGPQFRFALAAALAFHWCAGGFLSEGRRQFDRVLAVASDPTPQRARALLAAVWVAQTQGDLAAANHWLDEAEALGEQLGDPAVRAQVVGFRGVSAHYRGQPEEGIARYEEAWAAQTALGDEREATSWLLALACVQAYAGDPRAAETGRQVIAAFEASGERWGRAQVLMALGYSAWARGDREAAKALARSALESMRGFNDYAMVAKMLELLAWATAPGGDPARAARLLGAASALWRDAGTSISAFGPQMAEHHARCEKAVVNAVGLAAYVQAFAEGGRHNKPGRAIEYVLDPAHESATSAAATGPLTRRECEVAERVAKGLSNRQIASTLGLSPRTADWHVKNILDKLGFGSRAQIASWWSATRAPTA from the coding sequence ATGATCGGCAATTCCCTGCGCCCAGGGAACCTGCCCGCGGCGTTCACCAGCTTTGTCGGCAGGCAGGCCGAGGCCGCCGAGATCAGGAGCCTGCTGCAGACGGCGCGGTTGCTGACGCTCACCGGGGCGGGCGGGGTCGGCAAGACCCGGCTCGCATTGGAGGCAGCTATCGTTCCGGCGAAGGCCTTCCCGCATGGGGTGTGGCTAGTGGACCTGGCCCCGGTGCGGGAGCCGACAGCGGTGGCAGGAGTGGCCGCGGCTGCGCTGGGGGTGCCGGACCTGGGTGCCCGGCCAGCCGTGGAGCAGCTCGCGGGGTATCTGGCCGAGCGGCGGGCGCTGATCGTACTCGACAACTGCGAGCACCTGGCCGACGCCTGCGCCGAGCTGGCGAAGGCACTGCTTTCAGAAGCCCCCGAGCTGCACATCCTGGCGACGAGCCGCCACACGCTGGGCATCACGGGCGAGCACGTCTTCACCGTCCCACCGCTGACCCCGGAGGATGCGGCCGACCTTCTCCAGGACCGGGCCGCGGCTGTCCGGCCCGGGTTCCAGATCAGCGAGGCGAACCGGGCCGCGGTCGCCCGGCTGTGCGCTTATCTGGACGGGCTGCCGCTGGCGATCGAGCTGGCCTCGTCCCGGCTGCGCACGCTCGCTGTGGAGCAGGTGGCGGACCGGCTGGAGGACCGCTTCAGACTGCTCGCCGGTGGTGGCCGGACCAGACCGCCGCACCAGCGCACGCTCCGCGGGACGATCGACTGGAGCTACGAGCTGTGCGCCCCGACCGAGCGGCTGTTGTGGAACCGGCTGTCGGTCTTCACCGGCGGGTTCGATCTTGACGCGGCCGAGGACGTCTGCGCGGGCGACGGTATCGCGGAGCACGAGGTGCTGGACCTACTCGACCGGTTGGTCGGCCAGTCGGTCGTCCTGACCACCGAAACCGAGGGCCTGCCGCGCTACCGACTGCTGGAGGCCATCCGGCGATACGGGCGGGAACAGCTTGCCGCCTGCGGAGAGGAGGAAAAGCTCCTGCTGCGGCACCGCGACTTCTTCCTCGCTCTGGCCCAGCGCATCAACGAGGGCTGGTACGGTCCAGGCCAGGCTGAGGCCCTGGCCCGGCTGCGCGTGGAGTACACCAATCTGCTGGCGGCCCTGGACTGCGGCGCCGGTCCCCAGTTCAGGTTCGCGCTGGCGGCAGCGCTGGCCTTCCACTGGTGCGCCGGCGGATTCCTCAGCGAGGGGCGTCGCCAGTTCGACCGGGTGCTGGCGGTGGCGTCTGACCCCACACCGCAACGTGCCCGGGCCCTCCTAGCCGCCGTCTGGGTAGCGCAGACGCAGGGCGATCTGGCGGCAGCCAATCATTGGCTGGACGAGGCCGAAGCACTGGGCGAACAGTTGGGCGACCCGGCGGTGCGCGCCCAGGTGGTTGGCTTCCGCGGCGTATCAGCGCATTACCGGGGGCAACCAGAGGAAGGCATCGCACGGTACGAGGAGGCGTGGGCCGCTCAGACAGCGCTGGGTGATGAGCGTGAAGCAACCTCCTGGCTGCTCGCGCTGGCCTGCGTCCAGGCCTATGCCGGGGACCCCCGCGCGGCGGAGACCGGCAGGCAGGTGATCGCCGCCTTCGAGGCGAGCGGGGAGCGGTGGGGCCGTGCGCAGGTGCTGATGGCCCTCGGCTACAGCGCCTGGGCCCGCGGCGACCGGGAGGCGGCCAAGGCGCTGGCCCGGTCCGCGCTGGAGAGCATGCGCGGCTTCAACGACTACGCGATGGTCGCGAAGATGCTGGAACTGCTTGCCTGGGCCACCGCTCCCGGCGGCGATCCCGCGCGGGCGGCCCGGCTGCTGGGCGCTGCCAGTGCCCTGTGGCGCGACGCCGGCACCTCCATCTCCGCGTTCGGCCCGCAGATGGCCGAGCACCATGCGCGCTGCGAGAAAGCGGTCGTCAATGCCGTGGGCCTAGCGGCGTACGTGCAGGCATTCGCGGAGGGCGGCCGCCACAACAAACCCGGCCGGGCCATCGAGTACGTCCTCGACCCTGCTCACGAGTCGGCCACATCGGCCGCCGCCACAGGCCCGCTCACCCGCCGGGAGTGCGAAGTGGCGGAACGGGTCGCCAAGGGCTTGAGCAACCGGCAGATCGCTTCCACGCTCGGGCTGTCGCCGCGTACTGCCGACTGGCACGTCAAGAACATCCTGGACAAACTCGGCTTCGGCTCTCGCGCTCAGATCGCTTCCTGGTGGTCCGCCACCCGGGCGCCCACCGCATAG
- a CDS encoding integrase core domain-containing protein, with product MGRAGSALDNAAAKSFHSVLKVEYVHRHVFATRAEARLKIATWIADFYNTRRRHSAADGETARRVRTDYPGSTGPGQ from the coding sequence ATGGGGCGGGCCGGGTCAGCCCTGGACAACGCCGCCGCGAAGTCGTTCCACTCGGTCCTCAAGGTCGAGTACGTCCACCGGCACGTCTTCGCCACCCGCGCCGAGGCGAGGTTGAAAATCGCCACGTGGATCGCGGACTTCTACAACACGAGACGCCGTCACAGCGCGGCCGACGGGGAAACCGCCCGTCGAGTTCGAACGGATTATCCAGGAAGCACGGGCCCGGGCCAATGA
- a CDS encoding pectinesterase family protein encodes MNIRLFRTGRHTRKKKIVSLMTAVAMLAGALSVVLFTTGQTASAAVEDFRPANWNMQGAQNSQDNKWQSGVRSLINSGHDVIALQEAGQVPNTAGRWDSQNNQMLPGPAHDFGTWFTSLRNGQGWTVQRYDWRPGGSRLGVWNIYFMQTDFGANRVNLAIVTRNRADRVNVARPAFTNANGQATSRPALGVRFGDTYFWTVHTLSGGGNDAPRLLANIQSASSTYHWAAMGDFNRQPATLPSLGANVHIYNTGQPTHYGGNGNNNELDYMVSSDDIVSFVPGTTDLGSDHRAVFYYTLRANADVQFTMPSDHNSTFAGNTSEDNKVAAWDVDTDGWPDVSWHLSQVPGTGVYTIMNNDTGECMDAEDSVLRDKSCSGSSWQKFFLDNGGSGLLNLLPYNRLTCVGEGTHGQDRETFLSTTVSCSDSKGRLKIRFDHDPGADGVPLGVGHVQVQSTFTVAADGSAQFQTVQAAINAVPTDGNPHTILINRGTYHEVISVPKTQTNLTIKGATGNAEDVNITYGNAHGTLKPDGTEYGTEGSATASFKAPNLRVESLTITNSFDPAAHSEISPYETQAVALAATGDRQVYTNVRIIGRQDTVLAKSPAATDQTRQYFRNVYIAGSIDFLFGNATAVFDRANIDLAAWPGGTIVAPNTDQAKKYGILITNSNIVSKAAANTFYLGRPWHNTTTAQPQTVIRDSSLPAAITTTQPWTNMTTDYSWQSARFFEYHNLGTGAGVNSNRPQLTDAQAGDYTASKYLAGTDGWNPIW; translated from the coding sequence ATGAACATTCGCCTTTTCAGGACGGGCCGCCACACGCGTAAGAAGAAAATCGTCAGCCTTATGACTGCCGTCGCCATGCTCGCCGGAGCGCTCAGCGTGGTCCTCTTCACGACGGGTCAGACAGCCTCCGCCGCAGTCGAGGACTTCAGGCCAGCCAACTGGAACATGCAGGGTGCCCAAAACTCACAGGACAACAAGTGGCAGTCCGGTGTACGCAGCCTGATCAATTCCGGTCACGACGTGATCGCCCTGCAGGAAGCCGGCCAAGTGCCGAACACCGCAGGACGCTGGGACAGCCAGAACAACCAGATGTTGCCGGGACCGGCGCATGACTTCGGCACATGGTTTACCTCGTTGCGCAACGGTCAGGGCTGGACAGTGCAGCGGTACGACTGGCGACCTGGGGGAAGTCGCCTTGGGGTCTGGAATATCTACTTCATGCAAACCGACTTCGGCGCGAACCGGGTCAACCTCGCCATCGTCACCCGGAACAGGGCCGATAGGGTCAATGTCGCCCGCCCCGCCTTCACCAACGCCAACGGCCAAGCGACCTCTCGGCCCGCTTTGGGCGTCAGATTCGGCGACACGTATTTCTGGACCGTTCACACGCTGTCCGGGGGAGGAAACGACGCCCCCCGGCTGCTCGCAAACATCCAGTCCGCTTCCAGCACCTACCACTGGGCCGCCATGGGTGACTTCAACCGGCAGCCCGCGACCCTGCCCAGCCTCGGAGCGAACGTTCACATCTACAATACCGGCCAGCCCACCCACTACGGCGGGAACGGGAACAACAACGAACTCGACTACATGGTCTCCAGTGACGATATCGTTTCCTTCGTTCCCGGCACCACGGACCTCGGCTCCGACCACCGCGCTGTCTTCTACTACACGCTGCGCGCCAACGCAGACGTGCAATTCACCATGCCCAGCGACCATAACTCCACGTTCGCCGGCAACACTTCAGAAGACAACAAGGTGGCGGCCTGGGACGTGGATACAGATGGTTGGCCTGATGTGAGCTGGCATCTCAGCCAAGTTCCCGGCACCGGGGTGTACACCATCATGAACAACGACACCGGCGAGTGCATGGACGCCGAGGACTCAGTACTGAGGGATAAGTCCTGCAGCGGTAGCAGCTGGCAGAAGTTCTTCCTCGACAACGGGGGCAGCGGACTGCTCAACCTGCTTCCGTACAACAGACTTACCTGCGTTGGAGAGGGTACTCACGGTCAGGATCGGGAAACTTTCCTGTCGACTACGGTCAGTTGCAGCGACAGCAAGGGTCGGCTCAAGATCCGGTTCGACCACGACCCCGGAGCCGACGGGGTGCCCCTAGGCGTTGGCCATGTGCAGGTTCAGTCCACGTTCACGGTCGCGGCCGATGGCTCCGCCCAGTTCCAGACCGTGCAGGCCGCGATCAACGCCGTCCCCACGGACGGGAACCCGCACACCATCCTTATCAACAGGGGCACTTACCACGAGGTCATCAGCGTCCCGAAGACCCAGACCAACCTGACCATCAAGGGCGCCACGGGCAACGCCGAGGATGTCAACATCACCTATGGCAACGCCCACGGGACACTCAAGCCCGACGGCACCGAGTACGGCACCGAGGGCAGCGCCACGGCTAGCTTCAAGGCACCCAACCTGAGGGTCGAGAGTCTCACGATCACCAACTCCTTCGACCCCGCCGCCCACTCGGAGATCAGCCCGTACGAGACCCAGGCCGTCGCGCTGGCCGCCACGGGCGACCGGCAGGTGTACACCAACGTCCGGATCATCGGCCGCCAGGACACCGTACTCGCCAAGTCTCCCGCCGCCACCGACCAGACCCGGCAGTACTTCCGCAACGTCTACATCGCCGGCTCGATCGACTTCCTGTTCGGCAACGCCACCGCAGTGTTCGACCGGGCCAACATCGACCTGGCCGCCTGGCCCGGCGGCACGATCGTGGCACCGAACACCGACCAGGCCAAGAAGTACGGGATCCTCATCACCAACAGCAACATCGTCTCCAAGGCCGCGGCAAACACCTTCTACCTCGGCCGACCGTGGCACAACACCACAACCGCCCAGCCCCAGACGGTGATCCGTGACAGCTCGCTGCCCGCCGCGATCACGACCACGCAACCCTGGACCAACATGACCACCGACTACTCCTGGCAGTCCGCCCGATTCTTCGAGTACCACAACCTCGGCACCGGAGCCGGAGTGAACTCCAACCGGCCACAGCTGACCGACGCCCAGGCCGGGGACTACACCGCCAGCAAGTATCTGGCCGGCACCGACGGATGGAACCCGATCTGGTGA
- a CDS encoding LamG domain-containing protein, producing MPVASAYPGPARLGGSPRRRLAAGLGAGLSVVAAVGGLTFSATAPAQADVTNGLMLEYRLDESTGNVADDSSGNHRDGTVNGTVSWGGQQGLAFNGSNTYVKMPDNLMAGLSSITVDFDVWIDPTMGKPYFLYGLGNTSGTAGNGYLFSTGNQFRTGITLSDFHAEQQTRPGTSYQLARGMWKHVTYTQTGNTGILYENGVEKARNAGITITPGAIGGGTTTAGYIGRSLYSTDLYFKGRMRDFRLYNRALAANEVAEVANRGEVQWQQLQALADNNGALAMWQADTGIAGGTGAYMRFPADFPADKFCNHCLVPPTGWKSEYGVVPTQWPQPDITDRSQFTLQQINDIEDAIVAKVQPTSDTLVRDTTYQLDYFYDGKRDRVVAQTNAPPSVTDPLKAAYPDEVVTEAPANTAPADKCTPLTRTAGEVSTLTPTPAAGLTNDRTDLQWQQLQALRDYNCALAAFDDPTIGPVLIFPSDHTDLTVANPTGWTSPFGEKPTDWPEPTTARSAQFTLDQIKDVQAAVIRQLSPEGVSAGVPSYSLSVYYDGMSDRVVVETDASATATDPLLAAYPNKITIKPYTQPTAAPEEAEKAEG from the coding sequence TTGCCGGTCGCCTCGGCCTACCCCGGCCCGGCCCGGTTGGGCGGCTCGCCGCGGCGGCGGCTCGCCGCAGGTCTCGGCGCTGGCCTGTCCGTCGTGGCCGCGGTCGGCGGGCTGACGTTCAGTGCCACTGCGCCGGCCCAGGCGGATGTGACCAACGGCCTGATGCTGGAGTACCGGCTGGACGAGTCCACCGGCAACGTGGCGGACGACTCCTCGGGCAACCACCGAGACGGCACCGTCAACGGCACCGTCAGCTGGGGCGGCCAGCAAGGCCTGGCCTTCAACGGCTCCAACACCTACGTCAAGATGCCCGACAACCTCATGGCCGGGCTGAGCTCGATCACCGTCGACTTCGACGTCTGGATCGACCCGACGATGGGCAAGCCGTACTTCCTGTACGGGCTGGGCAACACCAGCGGCACCGCCGGCAATGGCTACCTGTTCTCCACCGGCAACCAGTTCCGCACCGGCATCACGCTCAGCGACTTCCACGCCGAGCAGCAGACCCGGCCGGGAACCTCATACCAGTTGGCCCGCGGCATGTGGAAGCACGTGACGTATACCCAGACGGGTAATACCGGCATTCTGTACGAGAACGGTGTGGAGAAGGCCCGCAACGCGGGGATCACTATCACCCCCGGCGCGATCGGCGGTGGGACGACGACCGCCGGCTACATCGGACGGTCGCTGTACTCCACCGACCTGTACTTCAAGGGCCGGATGCGTGACTTCCGCCTCTACAACCGGGCCCTGGCCGCGAACGAGGTGGCCGAGGTGGCCAACCGGGGAGAAGTGCAGTGGCAGCAACTGCAGGCCCTCGCCGACAACAACGGCGCGCTGGCCATGTGGCAAGCGGACACAGGGATCGCCGGGGGGACTGGAGCGTATATGCGCTTCCCCGCGGACTTCCCTGCCGACAAGTTCTGTAACCACTGCCTCGTGCCCCCGACCGGGTGGAAGTCCGAGTACGGGGTGGTACCCACGCAGTGGCCTCAGCCGGACATCACGGACCGCAGCCAGTTCACCCTCCAGCAGATCAATGACATCGAGGACGCGATCGTCGCCAAGGTGCAGCCCACCTCGGACACGCTGGTCCGCGACACCACCTACCAGCTGGACTACTTCTACGACGGCAAGCGCGACCGGGTCGTAGCGCAGACCAATGCGCCCCCATCGGTCACCGATCCGCTCAAGGCGGCGTACCCCGACGAAGTGGTGACCGAGGCCCCGGCGAATACCGCCCCGGCGGACAAGTGCACTCCGCTGACCCGGACCGCGGGCGAGGTATCGACGCTCACCCCCACCCCGGCGGCGGGCCTGACCAACGACCGCACCGACCTGCAGTGGCAGCAACTGCAGGCCCTGCGCGACTACAACTGTGCGTTGGCAGCGTTCGACGACCCCACCATCGGGCCGGTCCTGATCTTCCCCTCGGACCACACCGACCTCACCGTGGCGAACCCCACGGGATGGACGTCCCCGTTCGGGGAGAAACCCACGGACTGGCCGGAGCCGACCACGGCGCGCAGCGCCCAGTTCACCCTCGACCAGATCAAAGACGTCCAGGCCGCGGTCATTCGGCAGCTGTCGCCTGAAGGCGTCTCCGCAGGTGTTCCGTCGTACAGCCTGTCGGTCTACTACGACGGCATGTCCGACCGGGTGGTGGTGGAGACCGACGCGTCGGCCACGGCCACGGATCCTCTGCTGGCCGCCTACCCCAACAAGATCACCATCAAGCCGTACACGCAGCCCACAGCCGCCCCTGAGGAAGCCGAAAAAGCCGAGGGCTAG
- a CDS encoding glycosyltransferase family 87 protein: MQAAVELIRAPADDTTPRRRDSRRRIRAFFHRRRVPLLATLTMLPLYVVWALFRANGGGDLAAQETWARFAAENGGSAYGLFWYGGAHTANYSVISPYLMGFFGVRTVAVASGLVAGWLAAVLLVRSGIRCPLASALLAAFGLWVNVAAGRVTFALGVAFALAACVLLVGERRVVLAAGYAMLATMGSPVAGLFLMVAAAAYGLLGDWKRAAALVVPPIVVVGATTLLFPFHGEEPMSTGRIWWPALLGAAVAVLAPRGWRVVRRGGAVYAAGVVLTYLIPSPIGANVERLALLFAPAVLLAALLSVERRAWYRSGALALALAASLTWLGSGTPTSFLRGTGEVPGWAADAHGVVRALGRLGANGTRVEVVPADDHREAALLAPYVNLARGFNTQLDVERGRLFYDGTFSATTYRAWLDHWAVGFVVLPDAEPDRYGLEEARLVRGQPAWLEPVWSDTHWHVYRVRDAVPLVSAPATVIRTTSAELDVRIPKPGSVTVRVAYSPWLRADGGCLRRQGDFTRLTVSRPGMYRLSSTYLSSASSSDPAGC, translated from the coding sequence ATGCAAGCTGCTGTCGAGCTGATCCGTGCCCCGGCGGATGACACCACCCCGCGTCGCAGGGATTCACGTCGCCGGATCCGAGCGTTCTTCCACCGACGTCGAGTCCCGCTGCTCGCCACCCTGACGATGCTTCCCCTCTACGTGGTGTGGGCGCTCTTCCGCGCCAACGGCGGCGGCGACCTGGCGGCCCAGGAGACGTGGGCACGCTTCGCCGCCGAGAACGGCGGCTCGGCGTACGGCCTGTTCTGGTACGGCGGGGCCCATACGGCGAACTACAGCGTGATCTCACCGTATTTGATGGGATTCTTCGGTGTGCGCACGGTCGCGGTCGCCTCCGGGCTGGTCGCCGGCTGGCTGGCCGCAGTCCTTCTGGTGCGGTCAGGAATCCGGTGCCCGCTGGCGTCGGCGCTGCTGGCCGCGTTCGGACTGTGGGTCAACGTCGCGGCGGGGCGGGTGACGTTCGCGCTCGGCGTCGCCTTCGCCCTCGCCGCCTGTGTGCTGCTGGTGGGGGAGCGCCGCGTGGTCCTCGCAGCGGGGTACGCGATGCTCGCGACGATGGGGAGTCCGGTGGCCGGGCTGTTCCTCATGGTGGCGGCCGCGGCCTACGGCCTGCTCGGAGACTGGAAGCGGGCCGCGGCGCTGGTGGTGCCGCCGATCGTGGTGGTAGGGGCGACCACGCTGCTGTTCCCGTTCCACGGCGAGGAGCCGATGTCGACGGGGCGGATCTGGTGGCCCGCTCTGCTGGGAGCCGCGGTGGCGGTCCTGGCGCCGCGCGGCTGGCGGGTGGTGCGGCGGGGCGGCGCTGTGTACGCGGCGGGTGTCGTGCTGACGTACCTGATCCCCTCGCCGATCGGGGCCAACGTGGAGCGGCTGGCGCTGCTGTTCGCGCCTGCGGTGCTGCTCGCCGCCCTGCTCTCGGTGGAGCGGCGCGCGTGGTACCGGAGCGGTGCGCTCGCGCTGGCGCTTGCCGCGTCCTTGACCTGGCTGGGGTCGGGCACCCCCACCTCCTTCCTGCGTGGGACGGGGGAGGTCCCGGGGTGGGCCGCCGATGCGCACGGTGTCGTACGGGCCCTGGGCCGGCTCGGCGCGAACGGTACCCGCGTAGAGGTCGTCCCGGCTGACGACCACCGCGAGGCCGCGCTGCTGGCCCCGTACGTCAACCTGGCGCGCGGCTTCAACACCCAACTGGACGTCGAACGCGGCCGCCTCTTCTACGACGGCACGTTCTCCGCGACGACATACCGGGCGTGGCTGGACCACTGGGCCGTCGGCTTCGTGGTGCTCCCGGACGCCGAACCCGACCGGTACGGCCTGGAAGAGGCTCGCCTGGTGCGCGGCCAGCCCGCGTGGCTGGAGCCGGTCTGGAGCGACACGCACTGGCACGTGTACCGGGTCCGTGATGCGGTGCCGCTGGTGTCGGCGCCCGCCACCGTCATCCGCACAACGAGCGCCGAACTCGACGTCCGGATACCGAAGCCCGGCTCGGTGACCGTCCGCGTCGCATACTCGCCCTGGCTGCGCGCCGACGGCGGCTGCCTGCGGCGGCAGGGCGACTTCACGCGGCTGACGGTCAGCAGGCCGGGCATGTACCGGCTCAGCTCCACGTACCTCTCTTCCGCGTCCTCATCGGATCCAGCCGGGTGCTGA
- a CDS encoding acyl-CoA thioesterase, whose amino-acid sequence MNVSTSLSDSVISSVIDARWQAFPGAHGGHVAAVALGAVRDGFASGAQPVRSMTTHFLSPADVGPLHVSASAPSVGRSAATCVFAGRQGTADGSPVLVGSVVLGPARPGPAYDGERAPAVPSPGDCQPITLPADIASFSRQLEIRAAGQERLPTGEERAEFLFWVRFTDGRPLDAGAVVTLTDVLPPGLYACGHASRPMPTAELTVHFTDVLDDRAPEGWALVRNRTAQAGGGWAVDDSAVWSADGRLLGLGRQARVVLNQAQVSKRVGHES is encoded by the coding sequence ATGAACGTTTCAACTTCTCTGTCCGACAGCGTGATAAGCAGTGTGATCGATGCCCGCTGGCAGGCTTTCCCTGGAGCTCACGGCGGTCATGTGGCGGCCGTGGCGCTTGGCGCCGTACGCGACGGGTTCGCTTCCGGCGCCCAACCGGTCCGCAGCATGACCACGCACTTCTTGTCTCCCGCCGACGTCGGGCCGTTGCACGTCTCCGCAAGCGCACCGTCCGTCGGCCGAAGCGCCGCGACCTGCGTCTTCGCTGGCCGCCAGGGAACCGCGGACGGTTCCCCGGTCCTCGTAGGCTCGGTGGTGCTCGGCCCCGCGCGCCCGGGGCCCGCGTATGACGGAGAACGCGCTCCGGCCGTCCCGTCGCCCGGCGACTGTCAGCCGATTACTCTCCCGGCGGACATCGCGTCTTTCTCCCGGCAGTTGGAGATACGCGCCGCGGGCCAGGAGCGCTTGCCGACCGGCGAGGAGCGCGCGGAGTTCCTTTTCTGGGTCCGATTCACCGACGGGCGCCCCCTTGACGCGGGCGCGGTGGTCACTCTCACCGACGTCCTGCCGCCCGGTCTCTACGCATGCGGGCATGCCTCGCGCCCAATGCCGACAGCCGAGCTGACTGTCCACTTCACCGACGTGCTGGACGACCGTGCCCCGGAGGGCTGGGCGCTGGTCCGGAACAGGACCGCGCAGGCGGGCGGCGGTTGGGCCGTGGACGACAGCGCGGTCTGGTCCGCCGACGGCCGTCTGCTGGGCCTCGGCCGCCAGGCACGCGTCGTGCTGAATCAGGCGCAGGTCTCCAAGAGGGTTGGTCACGAGAGCTGA
- a CDS encoding UvrD-helicase domain-containing protein produces MTPTDEQQAAADAFHAGEHLALQAGAGTGKTTTLAQLAHATRRRGRYLAYNRAIAQDARSRFPPTVTCKTAHALAYAAVGHHYTRRLGAPRRPAWQTGQALGITKAIRIGERDLSQRTLSNAVLRTVARFCHTADPAITRHHVPHLRGLDDHALHAQLAAHIVPFARKAWADLQHPDDGAVRFDHDHYLKIWALTSPKIATDFLLLDEAQDTNPVVEQIFLDQRGHTQLVMVGDSAQAIYDWRGAKDVMTGFDGTQLALSQSFRFGPRLADEANRWLAIADAPLRLTGTETVPTELGPLTRPDAVLCRTNVGAIAQVMDLLNTEHRVALVGGGDSLRTLALAAHDLKEGRRTTHPELVLFPSWGELQDYAAHDPAGRDLQPLVDLVDTHGTDAILAAVAQLVPEQQAEITVSTAHKAKGREWPRVRIADDFTPPKDSDQLDDTGRAVPGPIDDGEARLAYVAVTRTRHHLDIGGLSWIEDHPAASL; encoded by the coding sequence CTGACCCCCACCGACGAACAGCAAGCCGCAGCCGACGCCTTCCACGCCGGCGAACACCTGGCCCTGCAAGCCGGCGCGGGCACCGGCAAAACCACCACCCTGGCCCAGCTCGCCCACGCCACCCGGCGCCGAGGCCGCTACCTCGCCTACAACCGGGCCATCGCCCAGGACGCGCGCTCTCGCTTCCCGCCCACCGTCACCTGCAAGACCGCCCACGCCCTCGCCTACGCTGCCGTCGGCCACCACTACACCCGCCGCCTGGGCGCACCCCGCCGTCCGGCCTGGCAGACCGGACAGGCCCTCGGCATCACCAAAGCCATCCGGATCGGCGAACGCGACCTGTCACAAAGAACGCTCTCCAACGCAGTCCTGCGTACGGTGGCGCGCTTCTGCCACACCGCCGACCCCGCCATCACCCGCCACCACGTCCCCCACCTGCGCGGCCTTGACGACCACGCCCTGCACGCCCAACTCGCCGCCCACATCGTCCCCTTCGCCCGCAAAGCCTGGGCCGACCTCCAGCACCCCGACGACGGCGCGGTCCGCTTCGACCACGACCACTACCTGAAAATCTGGGCCCTCACGAGCCCGAAAATCGCCACCGACTTCCTCCTCCTCGACGAGGCCCAGGACACCAACCCCGTCGTCGAACAGATCTTCCTCGACCAACGCGGCCACACCCAGCTGGTCATGGTCGGCGACTCCGCCCAGGCCATCTACGACTGGCGCGGCGCCAAAGACGTCATGACCGGATTCGACGGCACCCAGCTCGCCCTCTCCCAGTCCTTCCGCTTCGGCCCCCGCCTCGCCGACGAGGCCAACCGGTGGCTGGCCATCGCCGACGCCCCCCTCCGCCTCACCGGCACCGAGACCGTGCCCACCGAACTCGGCCCCCTCACCCGGCCCGACGCGGTGCTGTGCCGCACCAACGTCGGCGCCATCGCCCAGGTCATGGACTTGCTGAACACCGAACACCGCGTGGCCCTGGTCGGGGGAGGAGACAGCCTGCGCACCCTGGCCCTGGCCGCCCACGACCTGAAAGAAGGCCGCCGCACCACCCATCCCGAACTCGTTCTGTTCCCCTCCTGGGGAGAACTGCAGGACTACGCCGCCCACGACCCGGCCGGACGCGATCTGCAACCACTCGTCGACCTCGTCGACACCCACGGCACCGACGCCATCCTGGCCGCCGTCGCCCAACTCGTCCCCGAGCAACAGGCCGAGATCACCGTCTCCACCGCCCACAAAGCCAAGGGCCGCGAATGGCCCCGCGTGAGAATCGCCGACGACTTCACCCCGCCCAAGGACAGCGACCAACTGGACGACACCGGCCGCGCGGTACCCGGCCCGATCGACGACGGCGAAGCCCGCCTCGCCTACGTCGCCGTCACCCGCACCCGCCACCACCTCGACATCGGAGGCCTGTCCTGGATCGAGGACCACCCAGCCGCATCCCTTTGA